One region of Carya illinoinensis cultivar Pawnee chromosome 8, C.illinoinensisPawnee_v1, whole genome shotgun sequence genomic DNA includes:
- the LOC122319420 gene encoding uncharacterized protein LOC122319420 yields the protein MADASATMMKLRLRSVESNQTHRIEVPPRSTLQQLQESLSQSISSSSSSSLHISLNRKDELQGYSPEASLHSLGITSGDLLYFTFDPAGFSSPIQTQDSKRLISIETMSSSKKITLKSSDGVLFQVDEAVALVSQTIKHVIEDGCATEDGIPLPNVTSKILENVIAYCKVHVGAANSEDRLRAWAADLPLADLVGVITAANYLGIPSLHDLIQQIII from the exons ATGGCTGATGCAAGTGCAACCATGATGAAACTGAGACTTAGATCCGTCGAATCCAACCAAACCCACAGAATCGAAGTTCCCCCACGTTCTACTCTCCAACAACTTCAAGAAAGCCTCTCTCAATCAatctcctcttcctcttcctcttctcttcaTATCTCTCTCAATCGCAAGGACGAGCTCCAGGGCTACTCACCCGAGGCATCCCTGCACTCCCTTGGAATTACCTCAGGTGACCTTCTCTATTTCACCTTCGATCCCGCCGGCTTCTCTTCTCCAATCCAAACCCAG GATAGCAAACGTCTCATTTCGATCGAAACCATGTCGTCGTCGAAGAAGATCACCCTGAAGAGTTCCGATGGCGTGCTCTTCCAGGTCGACGAGGCTGTGGCTCTCGTGTCTCAGACCATCAAGCACGTGATAGAGGACGGTTGCGCAACCGAAGACGGCATCCCTCTTCCCAACGTGACAAGCAAGATCTTGGAGAATGTCATCGCGTACTGCAAGGTGCACGTCGGAGCTGCCAACTCTGAGGACCGTCTCAGGGCCTGGGCCGCGGATCTCCCCTTGGCTGACCTCGTCGGTGTCATTACG GCTGCAAACTATTTGGGCATCCCAAGCCTCCACGATCTGATAcaacaaattataatttaa